From the Arthrobacter sp. PM3 genome, one window contains:
- a CDS encoding MFS transporter, protein MYISISDRNGGKKDLQAPDSSPNGILKKPFRLSPVILWLGVVSMFTDVSSESVSAILPLYITGFLGLSTIAFGILDGINQGASALVRIAAGLASDRIGRPKGVAVAGYGLSMVARIGLLFATGFWALTAVVTADRIGKGIRTAPRDALIAVSAQPEYLARHFGVHRMLDNIGAASGPLLAFFILMLIPDGYGTVFVVSLAFAVLGVAVLALLVPNLRTRRAGKPAPADNIRPVWGFRWRLLREPGLGRLLAAAGILGLLTVGDGFIYLVLQNRDSFAVQWFPLLYVGTNVVFLLLAIPLGRLADRWGKARVFIAGHVALLACYLLAAAPVGGFGPTAACLVLLGVFYAATDGVLAALASQLTPPDKLATGLGAAQTVVALSRMAASVGFGVLWFALGPAVAMVVVGSCLAGGIVASWLILRSGLRQRLAA, encoded by the coding sequence ATGTATATCTCCATTTCAGACCGCAACGGCGGCAAGAAGGACCTGCAAGCGCCGGACTCGAGCCCGAACGGGATATTGAAGAAGCCTTTCCGGCTGTCCCCGGTCATTCTCTGGTTGGGCGTGGTCAGCATGTTCACTGACGTATCGTCCGAATCCGTGTCCGCAATCCTGCCCTTGTACATCACGGGGTTCCTCGGCCTGTCCACCATTGCGTTCGGAATCCTTGATGGAATCAACCAGGGTGCCAGCGCCCTTGTCCGGATCGCTGCCGGCTTGGCGTCCGACCGCATCGGACGCCCCAAAGGGGTCGCCGTCGCAGGTTACGGCCTGTCCATGGTGGCCAGGATCGGGCTCCTGTTCGCCACCGGGTTCTGGGCCCTGACGGCCGTCGTGACGGCCGACCGGATTGGCAAGGGCATCCGGACGGCCCCGCGCGATGCTTTGATTGCAGTGTCAGCCCAGCCGGAATACCTGGCGCGTCACTTCGGGGTGCACCGCATGCTGGACAACATCGGTGCGGCGAGCGGTCCGCTGCTGGCCTTCTTCATTCTCATGCTGATCCCGGACGGCTACGGTACCGTCTTTGTGGTCTCCCTGGCCTTTGCGGTGCTTGGTGTCGCAGTGTTGGCTCTTTTGGTGCCGAACCTGAGAACCCGCCGTGCGGGCAAGCCGGCGCCGGCGGACAACATCAGGCCGGTGTGGGGTTTCCGCTGGCGCCTGCTGCGTGAACCGGGACTTGGCCGGCTCTTGGCCGCGGCCGGGATCCTGGGTCTGCTGACCGTGGGGGACGGCTTCATCTACTTGGTGCTGCAGAACAGAGACTCATTCGCTGTGCAGTGGTTTCCGCTGTTGTATGTGGGCACCAACGTGGTGTTCCTCCTCCTCGCCATTCCGTTGGGCCGTCTGGCGGACCGCTGGGGAAAGGCGCGGGTCTTCATCGCCGGGCACGTCGCCCTCCTTGCGTGCTACCTGCTGGCGGCGGCACCGGTCGGGGGATTCGGACCGACGGCGGCCTGCCTGGTCCTGCTGGGGGTCTTCTACGCCGCGACGGACGGGGTGCTGGCGGCATTGGCGAGCCAGCTGACCCCGCCGGACAAACTTGCCACGGGACTCGGTGCCGCCCAGACAGTGGTGGCGCTTAGCCGGATGGCCGCCTCGGTGGGCTTTGGTGTCCTCTGGTTCGCGCTTGGCCCCGCCGTGGCGATGGTGGTGGTTGGCAGTTGCCTGGCCGGAGGCATCGTGGCGTCCTGGTTGATCCTGCGTTCCGGCCTGCGGCAGAGGCTGGCAGCTTGA
- the mutM gene encoding bifunctional DNA-formamidopyrimidine glycosylase/DNA-(apurinic or apyrimidinic site) lyase: MPELPEVEVVRRGLVSWVRGRTITAVDVLDPRSLRRHVLGPEDFAGNLEGARVLDVVRRGKFLWMPLADTPGRPGPPAVALMAHLGMSGQLLMQDPGVPDEKHLKVRLRLSPAEGMPEQLRFVDQRIFGGLFLTALIPTDDGGPGGLAETPLPLIAEEASHIARDPLDPHFSFDTFYRRLRARKTGLKRALLDQSLVSGIGNIYADEALWKARLHYARPTDTLRRAEALRVLDAAREVMTDALAAGGTSFDSLYVNVNGASGYFDRSLNAYGREGQECKRCAAAGLVSIMRREQFMNRSSYTCPVCQPKPRNGRW; encoded by the coding sequence TTGCCTGAACTGCCCGAGGTCGAGGTGGTCCGGCGCGGCCTGGTGAGCTGGGTGCGCGGCCGGACCATCACCGCCGTCGACGTGCTGGATCCGCGGTCCCTGCGCCGCCACGTCCTGGGGCCGGAGGACTTCGCCGGCAACCTCGAGGGCGCCCGGGTGCTGGACGTGGTCCGCCGCGGCAAATTCCTGTGGATGCCGCTGGCGGACACACCCGGCCGTCCCGGGCCTCCCGCCGTCGCGCTCATGGCGCACCTGGGCATGTCGGGGCAGCTGCTCATGCAGGACCCCGGCGTTCCGGATGAAAAGCACCTCAAGGTCAGGCTGCGCCTCAGCCCCGCGGAGGGCATGCCGGAACAGCTCCGGTTCGTGGACCAGCGCATTTTCGGCGGCCTGTTCCTCACCGCGCTGATCCCCACCGACGACGGCGGTCCCGGCGGCCTGGCCGAGACGCCGCTGCCGCTCATCGCGGAGGAGGCCTCGCACATCGCGCGGGATCCGCTGGATCCGCACTTCTCCTTCGACACCTTCTACCGGCGCCTCCGGGCGCGGAAGACCGGCCTCAAGCGGGCGCTGCTGGACCAGAGCCTGGTCTCCGGGATCGGCAACATCTACGCGGACGAGGCCCTCTGGAAGGCGCGGCTGCACTACGCCCGGCCCACGGACACCCTGCGCCGTGCCGAGGCGCTGCGGGTGCTCGACGCCGCACGCGAGGTCATGACCGATGCCCTGGCCGCGGGCGGGACGAGCTTCGATTCGCTCTACGTCAACGTCAACGGAGCCTCCGGGTACTTCGACCGCTCCCTGAATGCCTACGGCCGCGAGGGCCAGGAGTGCAAACGCTGTGCCGCCGCCGGCCTGGTAAGCATCATGCGGCGCGAACAGTTCATGAACCGCTCGTCCTATACCTGCCCTGTCTGCCAGCCCAAGCCGCGGAACGGGCGCTGGTAG
- the rnc gene encoding ribonuclease III: MSSTEELLKRLGVNIDAGTLRLALTHRSYAYENGGIPTNERLEFLGDSILGFSVTDALYRDNPTLPEGDLAKRRSAVVSTRALAGIGRSIGLGDYIYLGQGEKLTEGKNKASILADTMEALIGATYLSNDIETARQLVMRLIGPLLKDAAALGAGTDWKTSIQELAASRQLGTINYAVDGSGPDHARTFEAVLRIGGTDYGTGSGNSKKEAEQEAAADAWRRLTAPASDTQAGS; encoded by the coding sequence ATGTCTTCAACTGAAGAGCTTCTGAAGCGTCTCGGTGTCAATATTGACGCCGGGACGCTTCGTCTTGCGCTCACACACCGTTCCTACGCCTACGAAAACGGCGGCATTCCCACCAACGAACGGCTCGAGTTCCTGGGCGACTCCATCCTGGGGTTCTCCGTGACAGATGCGCTGTACCGTGACAATCCCACGCTGCCCGAAGGCGACCTGGCCAAGCGCCGCTCCGCCGTCGTCAGCACCCGTGCCCTGGCAGGCATCGGCCGCAGCATCGGCCTGGGGGACTACATCTACCTCGGACAAGGCGAGAAGCTCACCGAGGGCAAGAACAAGGCCTCCATCCTTGCCGACACCATGGAGGCGCTGATCGGCGCCACCTACCTCTCCAACGACATCGAGACGGCCCGGCAGCTGGTGATGCGCCTTATCGGGCCGCTGCTGAAGGACGCCGCAGCCCTGGGCGCGGGAACCGACTGGAAAACCAGCATCCAGGAACTGGCCGCCAGCCGGCAGCTCGGGACCATCAACTACGCGGTCGACGGCTCCGGACCGGACCACGCCCGGACGTTCGAGGCCGTGCTGCGGATCGGCGGCACCGACTACGGCACCGGCAGCGGCAACTCCAAGAAGGAAGCCGAGCAGGAAGCCGCCGCCGACGCCTGGCGCCGCCTGACCGCCCCGGCCTCCGACACCCAGGCCGGCAGCTAG
- the rpmF gene encoding 50S ribosomal protein L32, with translation MAVPKRKMSRSNTRARRSQWKATAPNLVKTVENGQVVYSLPHQAKVVTDSAGTALFLEYKGRKVADV, from the coding sequence GTGGCTGTTCCCAAGCGGAAGATGTCTCGCTCGAATACCCGCGCCCGCCGCTCCCAGTGGAAGGCAACCGCCCCCAACCTGGTGAAGACCGTCGAAAACGGCCAGGTTGTCTACAGCCTGCCGCACCAGGCAAAGGTCGTTACCGACTCGGCTGGCACCGCGCTGTTCCTTGAGTACAAGGGCCGCAAGGTCGCAGACGTCTAA
- a CDS encoding DUF177 domain-containing protein, which yields MAFDVKDLGRSPGSMRTLKEHVPAPSDLGVALIGVEEGSDIELDLRLEAVHEGILVSGSVFVEVTGECGRCLDPLAYDQEVNVQELFFYEDAEFPDGEDEEEQRRVEHDLIDLEPVLRDAVVTTLPFQPVCREDCQGLCSECGVRLEDEPGHHHEVTDPRWAALADLAKPDRQN from the coding sequence CTGGCGTTCGACGTCAAGGACCTCGGACGCAGTCCGGGAAGCATGCGGACGCTGAAAGAACATGTACCCGCGCCAAGTGATCTTGGCGTGGCGCTCATTGGCGTGGAGGAAGGCTCGGATATCGAGCTGGACCTGCGGCTCGAGGCCGTACACGAAGGAATTCTGGTATCAGGCTCCGTGTTCGTCGAAGTAACCGGCGAATGCGGCCGATGCCTGGATCCCCTTGCGTATGACCAAGAGGTCAATGTGCAAGAACTTTTCTTCTACGAGGACGCTGAGTTCCCGGACGGAGAAGACGAAGAAGAGCAACGTCGAGTCGAGCACGATCTAATCGATCTTGAGCCGGTGTTGCGGGACGCAGTAGTCACCACGCTGCCGTTCCAGCCGGTGTGCCGGGAAGACTGCCAGGGCCTTTGCTCCGAATGCGGAGTACGCCTGGAAGACGAGCCGGGGCATCACCACGAGGTCACCGATCCTCGCTGGGCCGCCCTGGCTGACTTGGCTAAGCCTGACCGGCAAAACTGA
- the coaD gene encoding pantetheine-phosphate adenylyltransferase, protein MRRAVCPGSFDPIHNGHLEVIARAAGLFDEVIVAVSTNYAKKYRFSLDERIDMARETFASLSGIVVEPVGEGLLAEYCRQRGASAIVKGLRSSSDFDYELPMATMNRQLTGVETVFLPAEGHYLHLSSTLIKEVFSLGGDVSEFVPRSVLKRLAPGEPVQNRARKV, encoded by the coding sequence ATGAGACGTGCTGTATGCCCTGGCTCCTTTGACCCCATCCACAATGGCCATCTGGAAGTCATTGCGCGCGCTGCGGGACTCTTTGACGAGGTGATCGTGGCGGTGTCCACCAACTACGCCAAGAAGTACCGCTTCAGCCTGGACGAGCGGATCGACATGGCCCGCGAGACCTTCGCGTCGCTGAGCGGGATTGTGGTGGAACCCGTGGGGGAGGGTCTCCTGGCCGAGTACTGCCGGCAGCGCGGTGCGTCGGCGATTGTCAAGGGCCTGCGCTCCTCGTCCGACTTCGACTATGAGTTGCCGATGGCCACGATGAACCGCCAGCTGACCGGCGTGGAAACAGTGTTCCTGCCGGCCGAGGGCCACTACCTGCACCTGTCCTCCACCCTCATTAAAGAGGTCTTCAGCCTGGGCGGGGACGTCTCCGAGTTTGTCCCCCGGTCCGTGCTGAAACGGCTGGCCCCGGGCGAGCCGGTCCAGAACCGGGCCCGAAAAGTGTAA
- a CDS encoding SDR family NAD(P)-dependent oxidoreductase, which produces MDGGVALVTGAAGGMGRLYALRAAREGAAAVILWDVDADALASAAAEVTALGTRAVTRTVDLADRAAIADAAREARAEGPLALLVNNAGIVRGAYFWDHVPERDIALTMDINALAPMYVTLEFLPDMMADAGRPRRILNVASAAGTVSNPRMSVYAASKWAVIGWSDSLRLELEQQGYGHLSVTTFCPSYISTGMFEGARGPLLTPLMTPEDAVDRAWRATLAGQPQLIAPGMAKLGKVLRGVLPVRAWDFVGGKVFGIYSTMDKFTGRPAATSGHASKAGSL; this is translated from the coding sequence ATGGACGGCGGCGTGGCCCTGGTCACCGGCGCCGCCGGGGGCATGGGCCGGCTGTACGCCCTCCGCGCCGCCCGGGAGGGCGCCGCGGCCGTGATCCTCTGGGACGTCGACGCGGACGCCCTGGCCAGCGCCGCCGCCGAGGTCACCGCCCTGGGCACCCGCGCCGTTACCCGGACGGTGGATCTGGCGGACCGCGCCGCGATCGCCGACGCCGCCCGGGAAGCCCGGGCCGAGGGTCCGCTCGCACTGCTGGTGAACAACGCCGGAATTGTCCGCGGCGCCTACTTCTGGGACCACGTCCCGGAGCGCGACATCGCCCTGACCATGGACATCAACGCCCTGGCCCCCATGTATGTCACCCTCGAGTTCCTGCCGGACATGATGGCCGACGCCGGCCGGCCGCGCCGGATCCTCAACGTCGCCTCGGCCGCGGGCACGGTGTCGAACCCGCGAATGAGCGTCTACGCCGCCTCCAAGTGGGCCGTGATCGGCTGGAGCGACTCGCTCCGGCTGGAACTGGAGCAACAGGGCTACGGCCACCTCTCGGTCACCACGTTCTGCCCCAGCTACATTTCCACCGGCATGTTCGAAGGCGCCCGCGGACCCCTGCTGACGCCGCTCATGACACCGGAGGACGCGGTGGACCGCGCCTGGCGGGCCACCCTCGCCGGGCAGCCGCAGCTGATCGCCCCCGGCATGGCGAAGCTTGGCAAGGTCCTCAGGGGCGTCCTGCCGGTGCGGGCCTGGGACTTCGTGGGCGGCAAGGTCTTCGGGATCTACTCCACGATGGACAAGTTCACCGGCCGGCCCGCCGCCACGTCCGGCCACGCCAGCAAGGCGGGCTCGCTGTGA
- a CDS encoding aminotransferase class I/II-fold pyridoxal phosphate-dependent enzyme: protein MTGIPAGSAGRLPWQRAATGANLLSPDGSLGVTIFEEMTTLALSTGAINLGQGFPDEDGPVEIKEAAQAAIAAGANQYAPGKGILPLREAIATHQERFYGLAPDPQTEIIVTTGATEAIAAALLALVSPGDEVLTFEPFYDSYGAIIGLSGATHVTAPLLAPDFMPDPAALEAAFSPRTKVVLVNNPHNPTGAVFPREVLQRVVDLAVKHDAVIITDEVYEHLTFGVRHIPVATLPGAAGRTLTISSAGKTFSFTGWKIGWLSGPEHLVAAARTVKQFLSYSSGTPFQAAIAVGLGLPDEFYTGIAETLRYKRDILSAGLREAGLEVLTPQGTYFVNVDTSPLGITDSVELARRLPALVGVAAIPVPVFCHADGAERTRSLLRFAFCKQLHVLEEAAERLATLRGRL, encoded by the coding sequence GTGACCGGCATCCCCGCCGGCAGCGCCGGCCGGCTCCCGTGGCAGCGTGCCGCGACGGGCGCCAACCTGCTCTCCCCCGACGGCTCCCTGGGTGTGACGATCTTCGAGGAGATGACCACCCTGGCGCTCAGCACGGGCGCCATCAACCTGGGCCAGGGTTTCCCGGACGAGGACGGACCGGTGGAGATCAAGGAGGCCGCCCAGGCCGCGATCGCCGCCGGCGCCAACCAGTACGCGCCCGGCAAGGGCATCCTGCCGCTGCGCGAGGCCATCGCCACCCACCAGGAGCGCTTTTACGGGCTGGCACCGGATCCCCAGACGGAGATCATCGTCACCACCGGCGCCACCGAGGCCATCGCCGCCGCGCTGCTGGCCCTGGTCAGCCCCGGCGATGAGGTGCTCACGTTCGAGCCCTTCTATGACTCCTACGGCGCGATCATCGGACTCTCCGGCGCCACCCACGTCACGGCCCCGCTCCTGGCCCCGGATTTCATGCCGGACCCCGCCGCGCTGGAAGCCGCCTTCAGCCCGCGCACCAAGGTGGTGCTGGTCAACAACCCGCACAACCCCACCGGCGCCGTGTTCCCCCGCGAGGTGCTGCAGCGCGTCGTCGACCTCGCCGTCAAGCACGACGCCGTCATCATCACCGACGAAGTTTACGAACACCTCACCTTCGGCGTCCGGCACATCCCGGTCGCCACCCTCCCTGGCGCGGCCGGGCGCACGCTGACCATTTCCTCCGCCGGCAAGACCTTCTCCTTCACCGGCTGGAAGATCGGCTGGCTGTCCGGGCCGGAGCACCTCGTGGCGGCGGCACGGACCGTGAAGCAGTTCCTGAGCTACAGTTCCGGCACTCCGTTCCAGGCCGCGATCGCCGTGGGCCTGGGCCTGCCGGACGAGTTCTACACCGGCATTGCCGAGACCCTCCGGTACAAGCGCGACATCCTCAGCGCGGGGCTCCGCGAGGCCGGACTCGAGGTCCTGACGCCGCAGGGGACGTACTTCGTGAACGTGGACACCTCGCCGCTGGGGATCACCGATTCCGTGGAGCTGGCCCGCCGGCTCCCGGCCCTCGTCGGCGTGGCCGCCATCCCGGTGCCGGTGTTCTGCCACGCCGACGGCGCCGAGCGCACCCGCAGCCTGCTCCGGTTCGCCTTCTGCAAGCAGCTGCACGTGCTCGAGGAAGCCGCCGAGCGCCTTGCCACCCTGCGCGGCAGGCTGTGA
- a CDS encoding spermidine synthase, with translation MTEQHPGAARFLRTTGQHASIEPDPFTEGGFVLSIGGAEQSHVNLAEPDDIFYEYLRRIGHIVDLAAPWGEPVTALHLGAGALTLARYIQATRPGSIQYAVELERELLDFVLQQLPLPEGTQLHTVIGDARDALTELPAELRFDVVILDIFSGPEAPAHIACTEFYQEAAARLTPRGVLIVNVGDEPGLTLVRSQVAAMRRAMADVAAFAEAGMFTGRYPGNIILAGTQGPWPAVWTAALTARGPHPAKVLAGVELDMLSG, from the coding sequence GTGACGGAGCAGCATCCCGGCGCCGCCAGGTTCCTCCGGACCACGGGGCAGCACGCCTCGATCGAACCGGACCCCTTCACCGAGGGCGGCTTCGTGCTGAGCATTGGCGGTGCGGAGCAGTCGCACGTGAACCTGGCCGAACCCGATGACATCTTCTACGAATACCTGCGCCGGATCGGGCACATCGTGGACCTCGCCGCCCCCTGGGGAGAACCGGTCACGGCGCTGCACCTCGGTGCCGGCGCCCTGACCCTGGCCCGCTACATCCAGGCCACCCGGCCCGGCTCGATCCAGTACGCCGTGGAACTCGAACGGGAACTGCTGGACTTCGTGCTGCAACAGCTGCCCCTGCCGGAGGGAACGCAGCTGCATACCGTCATCGGCGACGCCCGGGACGCCCTCACCGAGCTTCCTGCGGAACTGCGCTTCGACGTCGTGATCCTGGACATCTTCTCCGGGCCCGAGGCCCCGGCCCACATCGCGTGCACCGAGTTCTACCAGGAGGCCGCGGCGCGGCTGACCCCGCGCGGTGTGCTGATCGTCAACGTCGGCGACGAGCCGGGGCTGACCCTGGTCCGCAGCCAGGTCGCGGCGATGCGCCGGGCCATGGCCGACGTCGCGGCGTTCGCCGAGGCGGGCATGTTCACCGGCCGATACCCGGGCAACATCATCCTGGCCGGGACGCAAGGCCCGTGGCCGGCGGTGTGGACGGCGGCGCTCACGGCGCGCGGACCGCACCCGGCGAAGGTGCTCGCCGGCGTCGAACTGGACATGCTCTCCGGTTAG
- a CDS encoding alkaline phosphatase D family protein, which produces MTTSPLVLGPMMRYVDETSASVWVETRSPARVTVHAGGRDWAARTFAVHGHHYALVELDGLEPGTVTPYTLDVDGSRAWPDPSSGFPPPAIATLKTGKPLRLAYGSCRTSVPHDESGNRTHGVDSLRAFALAMASGGELPWPDLVAFIGDQVYADMTSEQMQEFIRARRDPAEPPGEELKDYEEYAHLYYLAWSDPANRWLLSTLPSAMIFDDHDIRDDWNTSLSWKKKMEATSWWHGRIVAGLAAYWVYQHLGNLSPAERADDALWQQIVRHTGDDEIDVSPALDAFVDRADQEPETYRWSYCRDFGDTRLIVVDSRAARELTPDKRALVDQDEMAWLNDRLRGGFRHVLIATSLPFLLPMGLHYVESWDEAISEGAWGKLAAGAGEKLRQALDLEHWGAFQNSFRDMAALVTEVADGRRGPAPDTVTFLSGDVHYSFVSEVERSSGSRIVQAVSSPIRNPLPRLMRSFAAVMSYGLAAPVGVLVARSAKVPDPPFRWTGIKGPWFDNNLAFLEAAPEGLKLWWQTGVVDGGDHLHPRLERVADITVGPRSTVAP; this is translated from the coding sequence ATGACGACTTCTCCCCTGGTGCTCGGGCCCATGATGCGGTACGTGGATGAGACCTCGGCGAGTGTCTGGGTGGAGACCCGCTCGCCGGCCCGCGTCACCGTCCACGCCGGCGGCAGGGACTGGGCGGCCCGTACGTTCGCCGTTCACGGCCACCACTATGCGCTGGTGGAACTGGACGGGCTGGAACCCGGGACGGTGACGCCGTACACCCTCGACGTTGACGGCTCGCGGGCCTGGCCCGATCCTTCGTCCGGGTTCCCGCCGCCGGCGATCGCGACGTTGAAGACCGGCAAGCCGCTGCGGCTGGCCTACGGTTCCTGCCGGACCAGCGTGCCGCATGATGAGTCCGGCAACCGCACCCACGGGGTCGATTCGCTCCGAGCGTTCGCGCTGGCGATGGCCTCCGGCGGTGAGCTGCCCTGGCCGGACCTGGTGGCCTTCATCGGAGACCAGGTGTACGCCGACATGACCAGCGAGCAGATGCAGGAGTTCATCCGCGCCCGCCGGGACCCCGCGGAACCGCCCGGCGAGGAACTCAAGGACTATGAGGAATACGCCCACCTGTACTACCTGGCCTGGTCCGACCCCGCGAACAGGTGGCTGCTGTCCACCCTGCCCAGCGCCATGATTTTCGATGACCACGACATCCGCGACGACTGGAACACCTCGCTGAGCTGGAAGAAGAAGATGGAAGCCACCTCGTGGTGGCACGGGCGGATTGTCGCCGGGCTGGCCGCGTACTGGGTGTACCAGCATCTGGGCAACCTCTCGCCCGCGGAACGGGCAGATGATGCCCTCTGGCAGCAGATCGTCCGGCACACCGGCGACGACGAAATCGACGTCAGCCCGGCGCTGGACGCTTTCGTGGACCGGGCAGACCAGGAACCGGAAACGTACCGGTGGAGCTACTGCCGGGATTTCGGGGACACGCGGCTGATTGTGGTGGACTCCCGCGCAGCCCGGGAGCTGACGCCGGATAAGCGTGCCCTGGTGGATCAGGACGAAATGGCGTGGCTCAACGACCGCCTGCGGGGCGGATTCCGGCACGTGCTCATCGCGACGTCGCTGCCGTTCCTGCTGCCGATGGGCCTGCACTACGTCGAGTCCTGGGATGAGGCCATTTCCGAAGGTGCGTGGGGGAAGCTTGCCGCCGGGGCCGGCGAAAAGCTGCGCCAGGCGCTCGACCTTGAACACTGGGGCGCCTTTCAGAACAGCTTCCGGGACATGGCGGCCCTGGTGACCGAAGTCGCCGACGGCCGGCGCGGCCCCGCCCCGGACACCGTCACATTTCTCTCCGGGGACGTCCACTACTCCTTCGTCTCGGAAGTGGAGCGCTCCTCCGGCAGCAGGATCGTGCAGGCTGTCTCCTCCCCCATCCGCAACCCGCTTCCCCGGCTGATGCGGTCCTTCGCGGCGGTCATGTCCTATGGCCTGGCAGCGCCCGTCGGCGTCCTGGTGGCGCGCTCGGCCAAGGTGCCGGACCCGCCCTTTCGCTGGACCGGGATCAAGGGCCCCTGGTTCGACAACAACCTGGCGTTCCTGGAAGCGGCGCCGGAGGGGCTGAAACTGTGGTGGCAGACTGGCGTCGTGGACGGCGGCGACCACCTGCACCCCCGGCTGGAGCGGGTCGCCGACATCACGGTTGGTCCGCGGAGCACGGTCGCTCCGTAG
- the rsmD gene encoding 16S rRNA (guanine(966)-N(2))-methyltransferase RsmD: protein MSRIIAGAAGGTPLAGVPGTMTRPTTDRVKEALFSRLDAFDVIAGARVLDLYAGSGSLGVESGSRGAGSVDLVESDAKASAVCQRNADLINTVTGRKVVTVHRSKVESFLDRTAAAVLWDLAFLDPPYPLDEPSLAAVLAKLTPHLAEGAVVVVERSSRAPEPDWPDGIERFAEKKYGETRLWFAEPGVEAGD, encoded by the coding sequence ATGAGCCGTATCATTGCCGGTGCCGCCGGCGGCACCCCGCTGGCCGGCGTGCCCGGGACCATGACCCGGCCCACCACGGACCGCGTCAAGGAGGCCCTGTTCTCCCGGCTGGACGCCTTCGACGTCATCGCCGGGGCCCGGGTACTGGATCTCTACGCGGGATCGGGCTCGCTGGGCGTGGAGAGCGGCAGCCGCGGCGCCGGCTCCGTGGACCTTGTCGAATCCGACGCCAAGGCCAGCGCCGTCTGCCAGCGCAACGCGGACCTTATTAACACGGTGACAGGCCGCAAGGTGGTCACGGTGCACCGCTCCAAGGTCGAATCGTTTCTGGACCGGACCGCCGCGGCCGTGCTGTGGGACCTGGCGTTCCTGGACCCGCCGTACCCCCTGGACGAGCCGTCGCTGGCCGCCGTGCTGGCCAAGCTCACGCCCCACCTGGCCGAGGGCGCCGTCGTGGTGGTGGAACGCTCATCCCGTGCCCCGGAACCGGACTGGCCTGACGGCATCGAACGGTTCGCCGAGAAGAAATACGGGGAAACCCGGCTCTGGTTCGCCGAGCCCGGTGTGGAGGCGGGGGACTGA